In the genome of Desulfovermiculus halophilus DSM 18834, the window CGAGAGGGAAGGGTGGTTACTGTCCTGGGCAGCAAGGGGGGAGCGGGCACGACCAGTATCGCAGTGAATCTGGCGATTACCCTGGCCCAGCGGGATCCAACCAAATCTGTCCTGTTGATGGACATAAATGTGAATCTGGGCGAGGTGCCCCTGTTTTTGAATTTCACCCATCAGTACAATTGGGGAGATCTTGCCCGGAATATTAAGCGGATGGACGAGACGTTTCTGCGCAATGTTTTGTTTGAGCACGCAACAGGGTTGAATGTTCTTCCCGGGCCTGAGCATGTGAACGGCAATTTTATGGAGATCAGGGATTTGTTCGGCCAGATGCTCTCCCTGCTTCGAAGCATGTTCGACACAGTGGTCATTGATGCCGGGCATTCCCTGAACGATCTGGGAGAGCAGGCCGTTCTTGCTTCAGACACTGTGCTTGTGATCTCTCAGCTTAATCTGCCGTATCTGGCCAATACAAACAGAATTATGAGCAGCTTGAGGCAGATTGTGCCGGATGCGGAGCACAAGCTGAAAGTGGTCATCAATCGAAACGACAGCAAAAGTGAAGTGTCCCTGCAGGAGGCGGAGCAAAGCCTGAAGACCAAGATATTCTGGAGTGTGCCTGGAGACTACAAGTTTGCTTTGTCTGCAATCAATCAGGGCAAGCCCTTTGTGCAGGTCGGGGCCAAACACAAATTGACCAAGAGCATTCAGGAGCTTGCGGCCAAACTTGTGCCGGAAGCTGCAGGGAAGAAAGAGGCGGGTAGGAAGTGGTTTTTTCGGTAAAGTTGAGGACCATTGTCCCAACCACCCCTTACTCCCCTCCTTGCCAAGGAGGGGAGTCAAGAAGGTCAAGCTTAGATGTTCATTTTTTGATTTATCTTCTCGGTTTACGGGTTCCAGCAATCTCAGAAAAGAAGCCAGATCAGGCGATTAAGAGTCCCCTCCTTCGCAAGGAGGGGACCACAGGGGTGGTTGAATTGTGATAACTTCCTTATTCTGCATAATGATGCATAACCAATAATCTTTATACATTGCCCTATGTCATCTCCAAAGCACAACAACACAGAACAGAAAAGGCTCAGGCAGAAGCTACGAAAGGAAATGACCCCGGCAGAAGTTCGGCTATGGAACGTATTGAAAGGCAGGCAGCTTGATGGACGAAAGTTTCGGCGTCAGCAAAGCTTGGGGCCATATATAGTAGATTTCTATTGTCCCATGGAAAGTCTGGTCATTGAGTTGGATGGAGAGGTGCACAATAATGCTATGCGCCGGGAATACGATGTTCAGAGACAAGCATATATACAAGATTTAGGCATGATAGTGCTCAGATTTGAGAACAGGATGGTTTTTGAAGATATTGAGAACGTGATTGCAACGATACGCCGACATTTTTGTTGTCGCAGCTCAGCAGGTTTTTAACCAGAAAAGGATGCGCTTATGCCTACAGCAGCCAAACTCAAGGTCATGGATTCTCCAGTTCCGGAGGAATATTATGAGCTGAAGACCAGGATTCACGACCGGCTCTTGGATCAGGTGGATATCTCCAAGCTGGAAACCATGGACCATGATCTGCTGCGCGGTCAACTGCGGACTTTGGTGGACAAGATCCTGCGCGAACCCGGGCAGCGGGTGCCGTTGAACCTGCAGGAAAAAGAAAAGCTGATCAGCGAGATCCCGGACGAAGTCCTGGGCTATGGCCCTTTGGAGCCCCTGCTGCAGGACCCGACTATATCCGATATCCTGGTCAATTCCTATCGCCAGATATATGTGGAGCGCTTCGGCAAGATCGAGAAGACCGATGCCCGGTTTAAGGACAACGATCATCTGATGAAGATCATTGACAAGATCGTGTCCTCGGTGGGCCGCAGGGTGGACGAGTCCTCGCCCATGGTCGACGCCAGGCTCCCGGACGGATCCCGGGTAAACGCCATCATTCCTCCCCTGGCCCTGGACGGTCCCATGCTCTCCGTCCGCCGATTTGCTGTGGTCCCTCTGGAGATGGATGACCTCATCGGACATGAGGCTCTGCCGCCGCAAATGGCGGAAGTGCTCAAGGGTATCGTCCGCTGCCGGCTGAACGTGCTCATTTCCGGAGGAACAGGTTCCGGAAAGACCACCTTTCTGAACGTCCTTTCCCGATACATCCCGGCCAATGAGCGGATTGTAACCATTGAAGACTCGGCTGAGCTGCAGCTCAAGCAGGAGCACGTGGTCCGCCTGGAGACCAGGCCGCCGAACACTGAAGGCAAGGGCGAGGTGACCCAGCGGGATCTGGTCATCAACTCCCTGCGCATGCGGCCGGACCGGATCATCGTGGGCGAGGTGCGGGGCAAGGAGTCCTTTGACATGCTCCAGGCCATGAATACCGGGCACGACGGTTCCCTGACCACCATCCACGCCAACTCCCCCCGGGACGGATTGATGCGGCTGGAAACCATGGTGGCCATGGCCAACTTCGAGATTCCCAGTGATTTTCTGCGCCGGTACATCAGCTCGGCCCTGGATGTGGTCCTGCAGCTGGGCCGACTCTCGGACGGCAAACGGAAATTGCTCAGCGTGCAGGAGATAACCGGCATGGAAGGCAATGTGATCACCATGCAGGAGATCTTTTCCTTCAAGCAGCAGGGCCTGGCCAAGGACGGATCGGTCAAGGGCCGGTTTCAGTTTCACGGCATCCGGCCCCGGTTTCTGGACCGGTTCAACGAATGGGGCATTACCCTGCCCAAGGATGTGTTTACCGGGCTGGATGAGTTTTAGGGACAAGGGACGAGGAGCAAGGGGGAAGCGGGGGAGCTGGAAGCTGGAAGCTCAAAGTTGAAAGCTGAAAGCTCAAAGCTCAAAGAGGAAAGCTGAAAGCTCAAAGATGAAAGCTCAAAGTTGGAAGTCAGAGATGGAAAGCGGAGGCTGGAAAGAGGTGAATAAGGTTTGTGAGTCACAATCCCATCCACCCCTGCCCCTCCTTGCCAAGGAGGGGAGTCAAGAAGGCTGGGGTTGTCTGCTCAATTTTTCTATAAAGTCATCCAGTTAATCAAGTATCGTGCTCGGAGAATTCAAGCCAGATCAGACGGTTAAGACTCCCCTCCTTCGCAAGGAGGGGACTAAGGGGTGGTTGAATAGGGAGAGCTTCCTTATCCCACGGTGTCAGGAGGGAGTAGGTAAAGCCCGGCTGGCAAGAAATGCAAAGAGGCTTAGCGGTATTTCATCATTTGGGAAATCTGCTCTTGGGCGCTCCATTTCTTCAATAGATCTCACAGAAGCTATAAGATACCGGTGATTCTTTCCTGTTAACTGACAACTGATAACAGATAACCTCACAAGGGGTGCCCCATGCATCCATTCATCCTGGGCTTGGTCATTTTCCTGGTCGCTGTGTCCATTATCGAGCTTGCCCTCTACTCCCGCCGGCTGATCACCAGGCCGGACCGGCAGTACGTCAAGCGCAGGCTCAAACAGCTGCCGACTCAGCAGCAGGAAGCGGTCTTGAATTCCATCCTGCGCGAGGAGAGCTACAGTGATGTTCCTTTTCTGAATCGAATACTGCAGAAAATCACCTTTGTCCGCAGACTGAAAAATCTCAAGGAACAGGCCAATGCCCAATACTCTGTGGGGTTCTTTCTCCTTTTTTCCCTGCTGTTGGCTGTGGTTGGGGCCTTTCCGGCATTGGTCGCTGCATCAGGGGGGGCGGCAATTCTGCTTTCAGGCGGGGTTGGGGCCTGCCTGCCCTGGGGCTATCTGATGTTCAAGAAACGCAAGCGCATGGAACGGTTTCGCCACCAGCTGCCCGAAGCCATGGAGCTCATCGCCCGCTCCCTCAAGGCAGGTCATGCCTTTGCGTCCGGGCTCAAGCTGGCTGCTGATCAGATGGACGATCCAATCAGCATAGAGTTCGCCGCCACAATTCACGAAATCAACTTTGGAGTCAGCGTCTCGGACGCCCTGCGCCATCTGGCCCAGCGGGTGGACTGCGCGGATCTGCAGATCTTTGTCGTCTCGGTCATCATGCAGCGGGAGACAGGGGGCAACCTGGCCGAGATCATGGAAAGCAACGCCCGGATCATCCGGGAACGGTTCAAGTTCCAGAATCACGTCAAGACCCTGTCTGCCGAGGGGCGAATGTCTGCCGTGGTCCTTTTTCTGCTGCCCATTGTTGTTTTCCTGGCCATCCAGGCATTGAACCCGGAATACATGGCCACATTGTACGCCACTCCCTTGGGCCAGAACCTGCTCTGGGGAGCGGGGATCATGATGGTCCTCGGCATGCTGGTGGTCAAGAAATTGGTGGTTATTGAGGCGTAGTGGGCATGGGAGTGAAGACAGAAGTCAGAGGTCAGAGATCAGAGGTCAGAAGACAGAAGTCAGAAGTCAGAAGTAAGAGGTCAGAGGTCAGAGGTCAGAAGTTCAGAGATCAGAGGTCAGACAAGAATCGGGAAGGGGAAAGCGGCAGGAAGCGGTGAGCTGGGAACGTTCTTTGTGCTTTGTTCTTCGTTGGAAGATAGATGTTATCGGTTATCAGGACCTGGGGCAGAGGGCCAAGGGAGAAGCAGGAAGCTGAAAGCTCAAAGCTCAAAGCTGAAAGCGGGAATCTTATCCCGGCATTTGCTCGGCCAAAGTTAATGATTACAGCCGATAACTGATAACTGATAACAGATAACAATAACCAAGAGCAGGATAGGCCTATGATGCCCACTATATCCCTCCCCATGCTGGTTGCGGTCATTGCCTTCTGCAGCATTTGCCTGTGCATGATGGGGCTGTACCATTATATGCAGGTCTTGAAGAAGAAAAAGGTGCTTTTGGGCAAGATCAAGGACAGCTCCGGACAATGGGCTACGGCTTCCGCTGATCGCGATGACCAGGACAAGGCCAGGGGGATGATCGCCAAGCTGACTCAGGCCTTGAGCTTTATGGGCCAAAAGGCGTCCAAAGGCATTTCGGACAAAGAGTATTCGGCAGCAAAGCTCAGGTTCCTGCGGGCCGGGATTCGGCATCCGAATATTGTCCCCCTGTTCTGGGGAATCAAGACCTTGTTGTGTGTCCTGTGTGTCTTTGCCTTCCTGGCCTTGGAGCTGCGGTTTCATTTTCTGCTCAATACCGCCTACACCATGGGCGGAGCACTTATCGCGGCCTTGGTCGGGCTGTATCTTCCGGATTTCTGGCTCCGGCTGAAGCGAAGCAAGCGGGCACACAGTCTGGAACGGGGTTTTCCGGACTGCCTGGATCTGCTGGTGGTCTGCGTGGAAGCCGGCATGGGGCTGGATGGGGCCATCAGCCGGGTTTCCAAAGAGATCAAGCTGAGCAATTCTCCATTAAGCGATGAGCTGCGCATGTATACCCTGGAGGTCAAAGCGGGCAAGAGCAGGCAGGAGGCCCTGAACAATCTGGGGATCCGCACCGATCTGGACGATGTAAAGAATTTTGTCGGTCTCCTGGTGCAAACCATCCGCTTCGGGACCAGCATGGCCGACACCCTGCGCATCTATGCAGATACGTTCCGGACCAAGCGCAGGCAGCGGGCTGAGGAAAAGGCGGCCAAGCTGCCTATCAAGCTCCTGTTCCCCTGTGCTCTGTTTATTTTCCCCGCTCTGTTCGTGGTCATTCTCGGACCGGCTGTGATCCAGATCTTTGAGGCGCTTATTAAGCAGTGAGCAGCTGTTGCCAGGGCCGAGGGGAAGCTGAAAGCTTAAAGCTCAAAGCTCAAAGCTCAAAGCTGAAAGTTCAAGCCGGAGAGAGGAGCAAGGGCCGAGGGGTATGTGGAAAGCTGAAAGCTGAAAGCTCAAAGCCGGAGAGAGGAGCAAGGACCGAGAAAGAAGTGTGAGGTCTCGGGTTGCGGGAATGACTAGCCACAAGGATAGAGGCGTAGTGGATTGCTGGCTTTTGGTTGATAACGAATACCCGATAACAAGTAACCAGTCTGTAGGGGCAGTGCTTCGCGTCTGCGCGCAATGCCTGCCCTCTTGTTGGAAACGAGGCCAATGCAGGGGCTTGATTTCGGGGAGAACCAGCCCGGAAAATGCCAGTGCTTCACAGCAGGCCGGCCATCTCCGAGGGCTGGTTCTTTTGTAGGACGCGGTTGCCCTCAACCGCTGTCCGTTCTTACTTAATATGGAGTTCATATGCCTCACCGTCTTCGCTTCCTGCAAGGTTTGAGTCTGGTCGTCCTTCTGCTCCTGTCCGCTGGCCTCGTGGGCTGTGCAACCTCCGGAGGCATGGACTCTCGTTCCCTGTCCAGCGGTCCGAAATTCTCCGGCACCAGCTCCCTGGAGCGAATGGCGGCCAACAGCAATATCGGGGAACTGAACGCATTGTCAGCCCCTGAGCTGGAGCACAGGGGAGACATGGCCCTGAAGCGCCGGGATTACCATGTGGCCTATATCCACTACGACAAGGCCCTGGCCAAGGAACCGGAAAATATGGATCTGACATACAAGCTCGGTCTGCTTTTTGTTCTTTCCGACATGCCGGGAGAAGCCATTGGGTATTTACACAAAGCGGCTCAGGCCAAGCCGGAGCGGCCAATGGCCCATTACCTCCTGGGTTTGTCCTTGTACAAGACCGGAGAGAAGAAGGAGGCCGCGACACATCTGCATCAGGCCATTCGGCTGGATTCAGATGTCTGGCAGGCACACAATCTGCTGGGCATTATCGCGGACGGAAAAAAGGACCATGTCCAGGCTGCGCAGTTTTTTCAGGCCGCAGTTGCCTTGCGGCCGAACAACGGTGAGCTGCACAATAATCTGGGAGTGGCGTATGCCCTGGCCGGAGAGGGAGGGAAGGCGGTGCAGTCTTTTATGCGCGCCTTGCGCAACAGATACGATTCGCCAAGGGTGTACAATAATCTGGGGTTGGCCCTGGCCGGACAGGGAAGGTTTGACGAGGCCCTGGAATGTTTCAAAAAGGCCGGCAGTAACGCCCAAGCCTATAATAACCTGGGTTGCGTTTATCTGCAGCGGGGGAATGCCATGCTGGCGGAAAGGTACTTTCAAAAGGCCATCGCACTGCAGCCCACGTTTTATTCCGTGGCCAATGCAAACTTGAGCAAGGCAGGGGTGAAGATGAGAGACGCAGGCCCGGAGTAGCTGCGGCAGGGAGTGGTGAGGGAGGAGTGATGAGCGGGAAGCTGAAAGCTGAAAGCGGGAAGAGTTAGGAGCAAGGGCCGAGGGCGGAGGGGTAAGGGGGAGGCTGGAATTCTGGGATCATAAGACAGAGCTCAGCGATCAGAGATCAGAGGCCAGTAAGAGGGAAAATTGAAAAAACGCTATAATGCTGGGAATGCTGGGATGCGGGAAGCTGAAAGCTGAAAAATCTGACATGAAGAGCTGAAAGCGGAAATCCCTTTTAATCATTGCCCGGCCCGGCACCACTTGCAGACCAAGCCTTTGTGCTTTGCACAGACGTTCAAAGTGCACAAGTGAGTGCCGGACTGGCGAGCCCTCTGAGCAGCCCGGGCCTGTCCGAGGACCGGGGTGATGTCGAAATTGTGGGATATAACTTTAACTGAGTTATGACCTTGGCTCTCTGTTGTAGGGGCAGCGCTTCGCGTCTGCGCGTAATGCCTGCCCTCTTTCATCGTTACCACGCGGTGCATAGGAGAGCTGAAAAAACGGGCTTGGTTTTCCAGCCAAGGCGCAGGTACGCTTACGCTAACGAAGCATACAAACGATTTCGATACCGATTTCGATACCGACTGGGAGTCGCTACCCAATCTGATCCTGATAACTATTAACGAATAACTAATAACAGTTTTTCATGCAAATGAAGGGGTAGGGGAGGGTGGTCATGTGTGCTTTGCTTCATCGTATGCCGGTGTTTCATCTCGGATTGACGGCCCTTCCGGCTATTTGTCTGGCTTTCCTTCTGGCAGCCGTCCCTACTGGATGCTCCTCAAGGTATGCTGACCTTCCGGCTTTTCGGGCCCACCCCCTGGTTTCTGATCCCCAGACCTCCTACCAATACGGCCGCTATCTGCAAAACAAGGGCAAGCACCAATGGGCTGTACAGGAGCTGGCCAAGGCAGTAGACGCAAACCCGCAGCATGTTCGGGCTTACAACGCCATGGGGGTGTCCCACGACATCCTGGGCGAGTACGTTCAGGCAGAAAAATGCTACCAGGCGGCCCTGGAGATTGATCCCGACCAGGCCTGGGTCCACAACAATCTGGGGGTGTCGGCCCTGATGCGGGGCGATGTGGGCAATGCCATCTCCAGCTTCAGCCGGGCTGTGGAACTCAGCCCGGATACGGTGCGGTTTCGCAATAACCTGGGCCTCGCCTATGTCCACAACAATGAAATGCACCGGGCCTTTGCCCAGTTCTCCGCGGCAGAAGGGCCTTCCCAGGCCCATGCCAGAATGGCCACATGTTTTCAGCAGGCAGGACAGAGTGATTTGGCAAAGGAGCACTTGGCCCTGGCCTATGCTCAGGAATCAGGTCCTGAAAGCACAGAGCTGATTCATCAGACAGTCGGTAATGGTGATCACGACCTCAGCTCTAAGACAGCCCGTGGAGATCAAAAGCATATATACCGAAATGAGGTGGATACCAGCCGGGTTGTGGCTGCGTCGGCAAGCACACAGACACCACCGGGCCGGAAAGGTGGCAAAGTCAAGCCCGGGCCGGAGAAAGAAAAAAAGACTCAGAAACGGGTAGTACCGGTCCAGGCTCAGGCCCCTGCACTCAAGTCAGACTCCCAGAGATCAGGGGAAGAATGTCCCATCCAGGAGTTCACTCCCGATCCTCAACCCGGAATTGAGATCTCCAACGGCAATGGGATCCGGGGCATGGCCGCTCGAGTGGGCAGGTTCCTGTCCGAAAAGGGGCAGCATGTCGTCAGGCTGACCAATGCCCAGCACTTTAGACACGAACATACTCTGATATTTTACGGTCCGGAGTATCTTCAGCAGGCCTATCAAGTGGCCCAGGAGATTCCCGGCTGGCAGGACATGCGTGAAGACGCACACCTTGGCCGGGAGGAAATCAAGATCCGGGTTCGCATTGGGCGGGATATTGTCAGGTATGACGGGAATCAGTTCGGGGCCTTGTGATCCTGGTCCGCCGGTTCCTGTTATGATCTCGTGGAGGATTGATCAAGCCAGGGATTAAGAAAGGTATTGTGTTTAAGGCGCGGGAGATTGGATGTTTCACTGATAAAGGAGGCGGGTATGCGGGCGTTTGTTATTTTTGTTCTTATTGCGTTGTTTCCTGCTTTTTGTTGGGCAGCCCAGGACTCAGGGCATTTAGCCAAGAAGAATTCAGTGGCCATCAAACCGGGGTATCACTTCTATCCAGACAGTGATTTTTTCGATTTTTGGGGCAATGACGCAGATGACTTATCTGGATTTATGTTTGAGTTGGCCTATGAAAGAGAGCTGAACGACTACTTGGGACTGGAAATAGGCTTGGGATATTTCTCTTCCAAGGAAAAGTATCACAATGTACTGTTTTTAGGAGATTCTGCAGACTTGGATATACAGAACACTTATGTGTCGCCAACGTTGAAGGGGTATCTGCCGTTGTGTGATTATGTGTATCTTTATGCTGGAATCGGGCCGGACATCTATTACACATATGCTGATTTTGACTACGATTCAGCAGTATTGTCCTATTCCAACGACAATGATGAGTTTAGTCTCGGTGCCCACGTGCAGGGGGGCATGGAGGTCTATCTCTTCACTGAACCTGGGGCGGGACTGTATGATTGGCCTGTTGGTCTATTTGTGGAATACAGATATTCCTGGGTCGATGTTGAGGACTTGGATCAGCCTGTTGTCAGTGATGTAAACAAGTCTCTGGATACAAATTACGGGGAGAATGATTTGGATGTTGGTGGATCGCAAGTCATGATGGGCCTGCGCTGGCATTTTTGATGGACATATAATACATAGCCGCAGTTAGGTACATGATTAGCCCTTGAAAGTAGCCAGGGGGCCTCCGGAGGGGTCTCCCTGGGGCTCACACCGAAGACCGGGTCGAGCCCCCTAAGCGACAACTAGCCTGACACGTCGGCACCCTCTCCGCACCCAATAAAAAAGCTCCGAAATTTCCTAAGAAATCCGGAGCCTTACCTTGCTATGGTGCCGAGGGGGGGATTCGAACCCCCACGAGCTGTTGCCCACTACCCCCTCAAGATAGCGTGTCTACCGATTCCACCACCTCGGCGCAAGAAATCTGTATAGCTGATAAACAGTTCAATGTCCAGTCTCTTGGGGTGAGCAAATCGTCCAGGGCAGTGCATCTCCAGCATGGTGAATGTGCAGCATGCCGTATATCCCGCAAGTGGGACTGGTCAGGAAGCAGTTACTGTTGTGAAGCGTTGTTTTCAGACGCCTTGTCTGCCGGCTGCTGAGCCGGGGCCTGGGACTTGGCCGGCTCCTGCTGTTCGAGGACCACGGATTCCGGAGGCGCCGCCCGTTTGCTGGCATCCATATAGGTAAAGGTCAAGGAGGTAACAAAGAAGACGACAGCCACGGTCACGGTCAGCTTGGTCAATAGGCCTCCGGCTCCGCTGCTGCCGAAGAGCGATGAACTGG includes:
- a CDS encoding CpaF family protein — translated: MPTAAKLKVMDSPVPEEYYELKTRIHDRLLDQVDISKLETMDHDLLRGQLRTLVDKILREPGQRVPLNLQEKEKLISEIPDEVLGYGPLEPLLQDPTISDILVNSYRQIYVERFGKIEKTDARFKDNDHLMKIIDKIVSSVGRRVDESSPMVDARLPDGSRVNAIIPPLALDGPMLSVRRFAVVPLEMDDLIGHEALPPQMAEVLKGIVRCRLNVLISGGTGSGKTTFLNVLSRYIPANERIVTIEDSAELQLKQEHVVRLETRPPNTEGKGEVTQRDLVINSLRMRPDRIIVGEVRGKESFDMLQAMNTGHDGSLTTIHANSPRDGLMRLETMVAMANFEIPSDFLRRYISSALDVVLQLGRLSDGKRKLLSVQEITGMEGNVITMQEIFSFKQQGLAKDGSVKGRFQFHGIRPRFLDRFNEWGITLPKDVFTGLDEF
- a CDS encoding type II secretion system F family protein, which produces MMPTISLPMLVAVIAFCSICLCMMGLYHYMQVLKKKKVLLGKIKDSSGQWATASADRDDQDKARGMIAKLTQALSFMGQKASKGISDKEYSAAKLRFLRAGIRHPNIVPLFWGIKTLLCVLCVFAFLALELRFHFLLNTAYTMGGALIAALVGLYLPDFWLRLKRSKRAHSLERGFPDCLDLLVVCVEAGMGLDGAISRVSKEIKLSNSPLSDELRMYTLEVKAGKSRQEALNNLGIRTDLDDVKNFVGLLVQTIRFGTSMADTLRIYADTFRTKRRQRAEEKAAKLPIKLLFPCALFIFPALFVVILGPAVIQIFEALIKQ
- the secG gene encoding preprotein translocase subunit SecG — its product is MNTLILTIHVIACISLVTLVLMQSGAEGMGVIFGGSSSSLFGSSGAGGLLTKLTVTVAVVFFVTSLTFTYMDASKRAAPPESVVLEQQEPAKSQAPAQQPADKASENNASQQ
- a CDS encoding outer membrane beta-barrel protein, which codes for MRAFVIFVLIALFPAFCWAAQDSGHLAKKNSVAIKPGYHFYPDSDFFDFWGNDADDLSGFMFELAYERELNDYLGLEIGLGYFSSKEKYHNVLFLGDSADLDIQNTYVSPTLKGYLPLCDYVYLYAGIGPDIYYTYADFDYDSAVLSYSNDNDEFSLGAHVQGGMEVYLFTEPGAGLYDWPVGLFVEYRYSWVDVEDLDQPVVSDVNKSLDTNYGENDLDVGGSQVMMGLRWHF
- a CDS encoding endonuclease domain-containing protein — translated: MSSPKHNNTEQKRLRQKLRKEMTPAEVRLWNVLKGRQLDGRKFRRQQSLGPYIVDFYCPMESLVIELDGEVHNNAMRREYDVQRQAYIQDLGMIVLRFENRMVFEDIENVIATIRRHFCCRSSAGF
- a CDS encoding LytR C-terminal domain-containing protein is translated as MCALLHRMPVFHLGLTALPAICLAFLLAAVPTGCSSRYADLPAFRAHPLVSDPQTSYQYGRYLQNKGKHQWAVQELAKAVDANPQHVRAYNAMGVSHDILGEYVQAEKCYQAALEIDPDQAWVHNNLGVSALMRGDVGNAISSFSRAVELSPDTVRFRNNLGLAYVHNNEMHRAFAQFSAAEGPSQAHARMATCFQQAGQSDLAKEHLALAYAQESGPESTELIHQTVGNGDHDLSSKTARGDQKHIYRNEVDTSRVVAASASTQTPPGRKGGKVKPGPEKEKKTQKRVVPVQAQAPALKSDSQRSGEECPIQEFTPDPQPGIEISNGNGIRGMAARVGRFLSEKGQHVVRLTNAQHFRHEHTLIFYGPEYLQQAYQVAQEIPGWQDMREDAHLGREEIKIRVRIGRDIVRYDGNQFGAL
- a CDS encoding AAA family ATPase, with the translated sequence MTDTQLTVLLDIQTSNLKRQVQKVLLAMRDVAVSEYSLDLSGDVLITELSSSPEQDFQAIQGLIDSGTVTDVFLLSASTEQDVLLRSIRVGVREFLPLPLDDDELSKALTKLQSRRKKHSEDDVPDREGRVVTVLGSKGGAGTTSIAVNLAITLAQRDPTKSVLLMDINVNLGEVPLFLNFTHQYNWGDLARNIKRMDETFLRNVLFEHATGLNVLPGPEHVNGNFMEIRDLFGQMLSLLRSMFDTVVIDAGHSLNDLGEQAVLASDTVLVISQLNLPYLANTNRIMSSLRQIVPDAEHKLKVVINRNDSKSEVSLQEAEQSLKTKIFWSVPGDYKFALSAINQGKPFVQVGAKHKLTKSIQELAAKLVPEAAGKKEAGRKWFFR
- a CDS encoding type II secretion system F family protein, which codes for MHPFILGLVIFLVAVSIIELALYSRRLITRPDRQYVKRRLKQLPTQQQEAVLNSILREESYSDVPFLNRILQKITFVRRLKNLKEQANAQYSVGFFLLFSLLLAVVGAFPALVAASGGAAILLSGGVGACLPWGYLMFKKRKRMERFRHQLPEAMELIARSLKAGHAFASGLKLAADQMDDPISIEFAATIHEINFGVSVSDALRHLAQRVDCADLQIFVVSVIMQRETGGNLAEIMESNARIIRERFKFQNHVKTLSAEGRMSAVVLFLLPIVVFLAIQALNPEYMATLYATPLGQNLLWGAGIMMVLGMLVVKKLVVIEA
- a CDS encoding tetratricopeptide repeat protein, whose protein sequence is MPHRLRFLQGLSLVVLLLLSAGLVGCATSGGMDSRSLSSGPKFSGTSSLERMAANSNIGELNALSAPELEHRGDMALKRRDYHVAYIHYDKALAKEPENMDLTYKLGLLFVLSDMPGEAIGYLHKAAQAKPERPMAHYLLGLSLYKTGEKKEAATHLHQAIRLDSDVWQAHNLLGIIADGKKDHVQAAQFFQAAVALRPNNGELHNNLGVAYALAGEGGKAVQSFMRALRNRYDSPRVYNNLGLALAGQGRFDEALECFKKAGSNAQAYNNLGCVYLQRGNAMLAERYFQKAIALQPTFYSVANANLSKAGVKMRDAGPE